The following proteins come from a genomic window of Lolium rigidum isolate FL_2022 chromosome 5, APGP_CSIRO_Lrig_0.1, whole genome shotgun sequence:
- the LOC124655200 gene encoding DNA polymerase delta subunit 4, producing the protein MASTGVKDFYRQKKKGGVAKTSSSSKKKTGASVGASNPAQMPALISHGSLDLKDDFSEQEEQLRQFDLDMKFGPCIGVNRLQRWERASAMGLQPPPHLRDLLSHASSVKNRNNGGPSPECLWEGKI; encoded by the exons ATGGCTTCTACTGGCGTGAAGGATTTCTACCGTCAGAAGAAGAAAGGAGGTGTCGCCAAAACTTCATCATCCTCTAAGAAGAAAACAGGGGCTTCTGTTGGGGCATCAAATCCTGCTCAGATGCCAGCACTAATTTCTCACGGATCCTTGGATCTCAAAG ATGACTTCAGTGAGCAAGAGGAGCAGCTGCGGCAGTTTGACCTGGACATGAAGTTTGGCCCGTGCATTGGTGTTAACCGGCTTCAGCGCTGGGAGCGTGCTTCTGCCATGGGCCTCCAGCCACCGCCTCATCTTCGGGATCTCTTATCTCACGCCTCATCTGTTAAGAATCGCAACAATGGAGGCCCCTCCCCCGAGTGCCTCTGGGAGGGTAAAATCTAG
- the LOC124657342 gene encoding probable 1-acylglycerol-3-phosphate O-acyltransferase, with protein sequence MRRAAAVTRRMASAVGTREASTAAAPAEAAAASSSAPRPAGSSWRRALRWMPTSTDHIVASEKRLLSTLKTGYVQEQINIGPAPPTPGLKPRTSRDEPRFINTVTFDSKEDAPTLVLVHGFGASQGLFFRNFDALAKRFRVIAIDQLGWGGSSRPKFTCKNTEETEAWFVDSFEEWRKAKNLSNFILLGHSFGGYVVARYALKHPEHVQHLILVGPVGFSPEADPTAESLTKFRAKLAHHLWEYNFTAQKVVRGLGPCGPALVRAYTTARFGSFPTGESLTKQESSYLTDYIYHTIVAKASGELCQKYLFYMGPFTRKSLLQSAPDWKVPTTFIYGQDDWVDYQLAQQACKDMKIPYEIIRVPQAGHFAFMDNPSAFESAVFYASRDFLSRDSEEALSLPDGLTFA encoded by the exons ATGCGCCGGGCTGCCGCCGTCACCAGGAGGATGGCATCGGCCGTCGGGACGAGGGAGgcatccaccgccgccgcccccgccgaggcggcggcggcgtcgtcgtcggcccCGCGGCCCGCCGGgtcgagctggcggcgcgcgctgcgCTGGATGCCCACCTCCACCGACCACATCGTCGCCTCCGAGAAGCGCCTCCTCTCCACGCTCAA AACTGGATATGTCCAGGAACAGATCAACATCGGCCCGGCTCCACCGACGCCTGGGCTAAAACCAAGAACGTCAAGAGATGAGCCAAGGTTCATCAACACGGTCACGTTCGACAGCAAGGAGGATGCTCCCACCCTCGTCCTGGTCCATGGCTTTGGTGCCTCGCAGGGGCTCTTCTTTCGCAACTTTGATGCCCTCGCAAAGCGTTTCCGGGTGATTGCCATCGATCAGCTTGG TTGGGGTGGATCAAGTAGACCTAAATTCACCTGTAAAAATACTGAAG AAACTGAGGCCTGGTTCGTAGATTCTTTTGAGGAATGGCGCAAAGCAAAGAACCTCAGTAATTTTATATTGCTTGGTCATTCTTTCGGAGGATATGTGGTTGCACGGTATGCCTTGAAG CATCCCGAACATGTGCAACACTTGATTTTGGTCGGTCCTGTTGGCTTTTCACCAGAAGCAGATCCTACCGCCGAGAGTTTAACCAAGTTTCGAGCCAAGCTAGCACACCATCTTTGGGAGTACAATTTTACAGCTCAAAAAGTTGTGAG AGGATTGGGCCCTTGTGGTCCTGCTTTAGTTCGGGCATATACCACTGCTAGGTTTGGCTCATTCCCAACAGGTGAATCACTAACAAAACAAGAGTCCTCCTATCTGACAG ACTACATTTACCATACCATAGTTGCCAAAGCTAGTGGAGAGCTGTGCCAAAAATATCTTTTTTACATGGGACCATTTACAAGGAAATCTCTTCTGCAGAG TGCACCCGACTGGAAAGTGCCGACTACTTTCATATACGGACAGGATGATTGGGTGGATTACCAATTGGCGCAACAAGCATGCAAGGATATGAAAATTCCTTATGAAATCATAAGAGTCCCACAG GCAGGGCATTTCGCGTTTATGGATAACCCTTCGGCGTTTGAGTCGGCGGTTTTCTACGCGAGCCGGGATTTTCTATCCAGAGATTCGGAGGAGGCTCTCTCACTTCCAGATGGCTTGACATTTGCATGA
- the LOC124652707 gene encoding probable 1-acylglycerol-3-phosphate O-acyltransferase → MRRAASTAAAATTTRMAAAEEVRQASAAATAAEAASASVPAPAGSRWARAWPSALRWIPTSTDRIIAAEKRLLSVLKTGYVQESVSIGSAPPGSKVRWFGSSSDEPRFINTVTFDSKDNAPTLVMVHGYGASQGFFFRNFDALASRFRVIAIDQLGWGGSSRPDFTCKSTEETEAWFIDSFEEWRKAKNLSNFILLGHSFGGYVAAKYALKHPEHVQHLILVGSAGFSSETDHSSERLTKFRATWKGMLANHLWESNFTPQRIVRGLGPWGPDLVRKYTTARFGSHSTGELLTDHESSLLTDYIYHTLAAKASGELCLKYIFSFGAFAKKPLLQSASDWKVPTTFIYGHDDWMNYEGAQQARENMKVPCEIIRVPQGGHFVFIDNPVGFHSAIFYACRKFLSEGAEEGLALPDGLISA, encoded by the exons AtgcgccgcgccgcctccactGCCGCCGCCGCGACCACGACTAGGATGGCAGCGGCCGAGGAGGTCAGGCAGGCGTCCGCGGCAGCCAcggcggccgaggcggcgtccgCGTCCGTGCCGGCCCCGGCCGGGTCCAGGTGGGCGcgggcgtggccgtccgcgctgcGCTGGATCCCCACCTCCACCGACCGCATCATCGCCGCCGAGAAGCGGCTCCTCTCCGTACTCAA AACTGGGTATGTCCAAGAATCAGTTAGCATTGGATCGGCTCCACCTGGCTCGAAAGTGAGGTGGTTCGGGTCATCAAGCGATGAGCCTAGGTTCATAAATACGGTGACATTCGATAGCAAGGACAATGCTCCCACCCTTGTCATGGTCCATGGTTACGGTGCTTCGCAGGGCTTCTTCTTTCGAAACTTTGATGCCCTTGCAAGTCGTTTCCGGGTGATTGCCATTGATCAGCTGGG TTGGGGTGGATCAAGCAGACCTGACTTCACCTGTAAAAGTACTGAAG AGACTGAGGCTTGGTTCATAGATTCTTTTGAGGAATGGCGCAAAGCGAAGAACCTTAGTAATTTTATATTGCTTGGCCATTCTTTCGGGGGATACGTTGCGGCAAAGTATGCCTTAAAG CATCCTGAACATGTGCAACACTTGATTTTGGTTGGTTCTGCTGGCTTTTCATCAGAAACAGATCATAGCTCTGAACGGTTAACCAAATTTCGAGCAACATGGAAAGGCATGCTAGCGAACCATCTTTGGGAGTCCAATTTTACTCCTCAGAGAATAGTGAG AGGATTAGGTCCTTGGGGCCCAGATTTAGTACGGAAATATACCACAGCTAGATTTGGCTCACATTCAACAGGTGAATTACTAACAGATCATGAGTCCAGCTTGCTGACAG ATTATATTTACCACACTTTAGCTGCAAAAGCTAGTGGAGAGCTGTGCTTAAAGTATATTTTTTCCTTTGGGGCTTTTGCAAAGAAACCGCTTCTGCAGAG TGCATCCGATTGGAAAGTGCCAACTACTTTCATATATGGCCATGATGATTGGATGAATTATGAAGGTGCACAGCAAGCACGCGAGAACATGAAAGTTCCTTGTGAAATCATCAGAGTCCCACAG GGAGGACACTTCGTGTTCATAGATAACCCAGTGGGGTTCCACTCGGCGATCTTTTACGCGTGCCGGAAATTTTTGTCTGAAGGTGCAGAGGAGGGCCTCGCTCTTCCCGATGGCCTGATATCTGCATGA
- the LOC124657343 gene encoding pentatricopeptide repeat-containing protein At2g36980, mitochondrial-like produces the protein MAEHGAPSTFAGLSAATSRIASHGRAGDAAAARAVFDAMPRRDAVAWNAMLTAYARAGQPRAALAFFAGMRGAPDAFTLTAALSAASALRCSVAGAQLHARVLRLGIRALLPVGNALVAMYARCARADDAARAFREMPERNALSWCSLLNAYVASGRIKLAQELFDEMPAASSVAWNTLLTGYSRSSNAKQCFLVFNKMRVSGISCDDATLCILIDACTELPYPSTGFAVHKIAVQSGWNAVPEVSNSLISFYSKFSLLDHAVKIFESMEDRTVVSWNSLIDAYTRLGHIEKAAALFQRAPETNIISWTAMIGGFARSGHTDEALALFVKMLTQKDTQPDDFTLGAVLHACATAASLAGGRMIHACAFQRGFASYLYVTNSLMDMYAKCGDVEGASNIFNHVLQKDLVSWNTMLFGFAINGWANEALAMYETMLSHDVCPDEVTFAGLLTACSHCGLLDQGRAFFESMVSVHRLKPSPEHLASVLDMYARSGNIKKAIEMLDQYSDTVQPHISDMREALLSAYSSGNLDVRIGRSVGSSMVSMEPAKDAGYVMLSNLLCAIGQWTEAERVRRTMSEHGVKKSPGCSWIQVMGAIKVFVSGGQELNSIERDIIHLLDDEMRSTMHRCTVGQDMDREGNPT, from the coding sequence atggCAGAGCATGGAGCCCCTTCCACCTTCGCCGGCCTGTCCGCCGCCACCTCCAGGATCGCCTCCCACGGCcgcgccggagacgccgccgcggcGCGCGCTGTGTTCGACGCGATGCCTCGCCGCGACGCCGTCGCCTGGAACGCCATGCTCACCGCCTACGCCCGCGCCGGCCAGCCGCGCGCCGCCCTCGCGTTCTTCGCCGGCATGCGCGGCGCGCCGGACGCGTTCACCCTCACCGCCGCGCTCTCCGCGGCCTCGGCCCTCCGCTGTTCCGTCGCCGGCGCGCAGCTCCACGCCCGCGTTCTCCGCCTCGGCATCCGCGCGCTGCTCCCCGTCGGCAACGCGCTCGTCGCCATGTACGCCAGGTGCGCCCGCGCGGACGACGCGGCGCGCGCCTTCCGGGAGATGCCCGAGCGCAACGCGCTGTCCTGGTGCTCCCTCCTGAACGCCTACGTCGCCTCTGGCCGCATTAAGCTCGCACAGGAGTTGTTCGACGAAATGCCTGCTGCAAGCAGCGTTGCCTGGAACACGCTACTTACCGGATATTCTCGCAGCAGCAATGCCAAGCAGTGTTTTCTTGTGTTCAACAAGATGCGGGTGTCAGGGATCTCTTGTGACGATGCTACACTCTGCATTCTGATCGACGCTTGCACGGAGCTCCCCTACCCATCTACTGGCTTTGCAGTCCACAAGATTGCGGTGCAGAGTGGCTGGAATGCCGTCCCCGAGGTCAGTAACTCGCTTATTTCGTTCTACAGCAAGTTCAGCTTGCTAGATCATGCCGTGAAGATCTTCGAGTCTATGGAGGATAGGACCGTGGTGTCATGGAATTCGTTGATCGACGCATACACGAGGCTTGGCCACATTGAAAAAGCGGCTGCTCTGTTTCAACGTGCTCCTGAGACAAATATCATCTCGTGGACAGCGATGATTGGAGGTTTTGCGAGGAGTGGCCACACAGACGAGGCCCTCGCACTATTTGTCAAGATGTTGACACAGAAGGATACCCAGCCTGACGACTTCACTTTGGGGGCTGTGCTTCATGCTTGCGCTACTGCAGCATCTCTGGCCGGTGGAAGGATGATCCATGCCTGTGCATTCCAGAGGGGTTTTGCGTCCTACTTGTACGTGACCAACAGCTTGATGGACATGTATGCCAAGTGCGGAGATGTGGAGGGTGCAAGCAATATATTCAATCATGTTCTACAGAAGGACTTGGTCTCGTGGAACACCATGTTGTTCGGGTTCGCGATAAATGGATGGGCAAATGAAGCACTGGCAATGTATGAAACCATGTTGTCCCACGATGTCTGCCCCGACGAAGTTACATTTGCAGGCTTGCTCACCGCCTGCAGCCACTGTGGACTCCTAGATCAAGGCAGAGCTTTCTTTGAGTCAATGGTGTCTGTCCATCGACTGAAGCCATCACCGGAACATTTAGCTTCTGTTCTGGACATGTATGCTAGATCAGGGAACATAAAAAAGGCCATTGAGATGCTGGACCAATATTCAGATACGGTTCAGCCACATATCAGTGACATGCGCGAGGCTCTGCTTAGTGCCTACTCATCAGGCAACCTCGATGTCAGAATCGGAAGGAGCGTGGGGAGCAGCATGGTGTCTATGGAGCCTGCAAAGGATGCTGGCTATGTCATGTTGTCTAACTTGTTGTGCGCCATTGGGCAGTGGACGGAAGCGGAGCGGGTGAGAAGAACCATGTCAGAGCATGGTGTTAAGAAGTCTCCTGGCTGTAGCTGGATCCAAGTGATGGGTGCTATTAAGGTGTTCGTATCAGGTGGTCAAGAACTTAATTCAATAGAACGTGATATCATTCACCTGTTGGATGACGAAATGAGAAGTACTATGCATCGCTGCACTGTTGGTCAAGATATGGACAGAGAAGGAAATCCAACCTGA